From Glycine soja cultivar W05 chromosome 4, ASM419377v2, whole genome shotgun sequence, the proteins below share one genomic window:
- the LOC114408082 gene encoding cilia- and flagella-associated protein 251-like, with product MATKTEDTSVVGKEKKAPSSNSPMTTTKKTPTKAPSTTKKATSSPSEKQVPNYLKPTISSGLDSHSSFKLPRNNDGPTKPTLNRRRSLDPSSSSSSRLPKQTHTPSLSRQHKALVSPGPRERTLPLRSSSVPIKTTNNASKPIPERLSRTPKEGRTQPLSAKKSPNKVFASTSKKVMSNDASSNSSNVSKSGGINESEVEEAVNEEQVGEVENVDNHEELPRQVVDSEHEHLDQKLEESDQPHVQDDDEKGIPTVLEEKEDENTNQYECNINESHPKIDHSTTEEVELKQEEQEQEEGGVVHKSETNNEEEVVEEKEGVEKVISEEVKELREGQGEDEQVESEVKEEKVESPKPKQVEEGGWMQEKKEVQSPVSNDVIEENAGKQLEARRNKVRALAGAFQNVIDHQKNK from the coding sequence ATGGCAACAAAAACAGAAGACACTAGTGTGGTTGGGAAGGAGAAGAAGGCCCCATCTTCAAATTCTCCCATGACAACCACCAAAAAGACCCCAACCAAGGCACCATCCACAACAAAGAAGGCCACCTCAAGCCCATCAGAGAAACAAGTCCCAAACTATCTCAAGCCCACAATCAGCTCAGGCCTTGATTCTCACTCCTCTTTCAAGCTCCCTAGGAATAATGATGGTCCCACCAAGCCCACTCTAAATAGAAGAAGATCTCTTGacccatcttcatcttcatcttcaaggTTACCGAAACAAACACATACACCTTCTCTTTCAAGACAACACAAGGCCCTTGTGTCCCCTGGGCCACGCGAAAGAACACTGCCACTTCGATCTTCTAGTGTTCCTATTAAAACTACTAACAACGCTTCAAAACCCATTCCAGAGAGGCTCTCAAGGACCCCAAAGGAAGGGAGAACACAACCACTGAGTGCCAAGAAGAGCCCCAACAAAGTTTTTGCTTCAACTAGTAAGAAGGTAATGAGTAATGATGCTTCTTCTAACTCATCCAACGTTTCAAAGAGTGGTGGTATTAATGAATCAGAAGTTGAAGAAGCTGTAAATGAAGAGCAGGTTGGAGAAGTGGAAAATGTGGATAATCATGAAGAACTCCCACGTCAAGTAGTTGACTCTGAACATGAACATCTTGATCAAAAGCTTGAGGAGTCTGATCAACCTCATGTTCAAGATGATGATGAGAAGGGCATTCCTACAGTGCTAGAAGAAAAAGAGGACGAGAATACAAACCAATATGAGTGCAACATTAATGAAAGTCATCCAAAAATTGATCATTCAACAACTGAAGAAGTTGAGTTGAAAcaagaagaacaagaacaagaagaaggTGGGGTTGTTCACAAAAGTGAGACCAACAATGAGGAAGAGGTAGTGGAAGAGAAGGAAGGAGTTGAAAAAGTAATAAGTGAGGAGGTTAAAGAGTTGAGGGAAGGACAAGGTGAAGATGAACAAGTAGAGAGTGAAGTTAAAGAAGAAAAGGTTGAGTCACCAAAGCCAAAACAAGTAGAAGAAGGAGGTTGGATGCAAGAGAAGAAAGAGGTTCAGTCTCCAGTATCCAATGATGTGATCGAAGAGAATGCAGGGAAGCAATTAGAAGCGAGGAGGAATAAAGTGAGAGCATTGGCTGGTGCATTCCAGAATGTCATTGACCATCAAAAAAACAAGTGA